The following are from one region of the Stanieria sp. NIES-3757 genome:
- a CDS encoding filamentous hemagglutinin family outer membrane protein, whose protein sequence is MKLVAWQNAVWKSLGVSLFLAISPAQAQITPDNTVGTQVNQTNNVWQIEGGQTRAGNLFHSFENFSLPTNQTAFFNNSAQITNIISRVTGGALSSIDGLIRANGAANLILINPNGIQFGANARLDIGGSFIGSTASSVQFADGTFFSANDLQTAPLLTVSVPVGLQWGQGNGAINVTGTGHNLSEASVGFSPFIRGEVNGLQVKPNQTLALLGNGITLDGGTLTAEGGRIELGSVAEGLVNLNFTDQGLTFGYENVGSFANLELRSLALADTSGIGRGSINLQGKNISVSDGSVALILNEGQQPAGNLTAEATESITISGTNPDGEIGSGLYTEAISSGKGGDLNVKTGQLSLQAGGAIFADTFSSAPGGNVTIDASDSIAINGFSPLNPNTFSIITSTTFGSGDAGDVTISTTRLTALDGGNLTSTTGGLQGTGSGGDVLVNASELVELVGVTPGVFTPSQITAGTGSAGNAGTVTVNTQKLVLRDGGRIDASTLASGNAGSVTVNASDSIEVSGTVPNSLNPSLIISSANLVDQPLRELLQLPDAPSGNSGDITLNTPQLNVTNGAQVTVRNDTVGNAGTLRVNADNIFLSDRGSITATTNNGIGGNIELEAKTVQLNNGLINASVLGSGGGGTIKIQASELVDVFGSGNQDLRENIIFPIVEGKVNQINPTQGIISVANGNGTPGNISIDTNRFNVSNGGLVVTSTLGNQSAGNIDIQANQVDVATSLLVSSTFGSGNAGNITIDTETLKISDGGEFLATTFASGNAGNLTVRAKDSVELVGRSPGDGLFASGLIASSEAQPILAEGNSGNLSITTSQLTIKDGATASIDSLGLGNGGTLEINSDSVVLENQGTLQATTTFGKGGNIQINADTVLINQGLINGSTFAQGNGGNIEIKANDSLQIIGSGLDFLQENFISTQSLNLELLQNLELVTVLQGILAGTAREGDAGNITIETRQLQLNQGGLIGTATIGSGNAGSVLIDNAESLLADGGIISASTLGIGTGGDVTVNTSNLTLQNGGQIVTSTLATGDAGNLIINADKSVELSGSAFNGNFPSALSAGGQPLTTTTGNSGNLTITTPQLKIEDGALVSVSSIGSGNAGTLSIKANSLFLDNQSAVTATTGSGTGGDIRLTIADDIQLRNASLISAQAGGIGNGGNIIIDAGAIALIENSAIEADANQGIGGNIQLNTFGLFLCQTCRISASSNLGVDGIVDIITPTSEANLEIVDLPLEFNQTEEVVELSCQPNNNQTRSEFVITGRNGLPPRPSDPLSSPALTDFDSNYQADNLDHSQLAGNSSLPPPALGWYVNSQGVVVLSANKSEHNSTYSGLNSANCQSQAKF, encoded by the coding sequence ATGAAATTGGTTGCCTGGCAAAATGCGGTCTGGAAAAGTTTGGGTGTTAGCTTATTTCTAGCTATTAGCCCTGCTCAAGCTCAAATCACTCCAGATAATACAGTTGGTACTCAAGTTAATCAAACAAATAATGTTTGGCAAATTGAAGGAGGACAAACAAGAGCAGGTAACCTCTTTCATAGTTTTGAAAATTTTTCTTTGCCTACCAACCAAACTGCTTTTTTTAATAATTCCGCTCAAATAACTAATATTATTAGCCGAGTTACGGGTGGTGCTTTATCTTCAATCGACGGATTAATTAGAGCGAATGGAGCAGCTAATTTAATTTTAATTAATCCTAATGGAATTCAATTTGGCGCTAATGCTCGATTAGATATTGGTGGTTCTTTTATTGGCAGTACTGCGAGTAGCGTTCAATTTGCAGATGGCACTTTCTTTAGTGCGAACGATCTTCAAACGGCCCCCTTACTAACAGTTAGTGTCCCAGTTGGGTTGCAGTGGGGACAAGGAAATGGAGCAATTAACGTTACAGGAACAGGACATAATTTAAGTGAAGCTTCTGTCGGATTTTCTCCTTTTATTAGAGGCGAAGTCAACGGTTTACAAGTAAAGCCTAATCAGACGTTAGCACTTTTAGGCAATGGAATAACTTTAGACGGAGGAACTTTAACTGCTGAAGGCGGAAGAATTGAATTGGGAAGTGTTGCCGAAGGTTTAGTTAACTTAAATTTTACCGACCAAGGTTTAACTTTTGGGTATGAAAATGTCGGAAGTTTTGCTAATCTAGAGTTGCGATCGCTAGCTTTGGCTGATACCAGTGGGATAGGTAGAGGTTCGATCAATTTACAGGGAAAAAATATTTCCGTTTCCGACGGTTCAGTTGCGCTAATTCTTAACGAAGGTCAACAACCTGCTGGTAATTTAACTGCTGAGGCGACCGAAAGTATTACCATTAGTGGCACTAACCCTGACGGAGAGATTGGTAGTGGTTTATATACCGAAGCTATTAGTAGTGGCAAAGGTGGAGATCTTAATGTTAAAACTGGGCAACTGAGTTTACAAGCAGGCGGAGCCATTTTTGCTGATACTTTTAGTTCGGCCCCAGGTGGTAATGTTACGATTGATGCCTCTGATTCAATCGCGATTAATGGCTTTTCCCCACTCAATCCCAATACTTTTAGTATCATTACCTCAACCACTTTTGGTTCAGGAGATGCAGGAGACGTAACCATTTCTACTACAAGATTAACTGCTCTTGACGGCGGAAATCTTACTTCAACTACAGGTGGTTTACAAGGTACTGGTTCTGGTGGAGATGTATTAGTTAATGCCAGTGAGCTAGTTGAATTAGTTGGGGTCACTCCAGGAGTATTTACCCCTAGCCAAATTACAGCAGGAACAGGTAGTGCAGGCAATGCAGGGACAGTTACCGTCAATACTCAAAAATTGGTTTTACGAGATGGTGGCAGAATTGATGCTTCTACCCTGGCAAGTGGTAATGCAGGTAGTGTTACAGTTAATGCTTCTGATTCCATCGAAGTTAGTGGCACAGTACCTAATTCCCTGAATCCTAGTTTAATTATTTCTTCTGCCAATTTAGTCGATCAACCCCTGCGAGAACTTTTACAACTACCAGACGCACCAAGTGGGAACTCAGGAGACATAACCCTCAATACCCCACAATTAAACGTCACCAATGGAGCGCAAGTTACCGTTAGAAATGATACGGTTGGGAATGCTGGTACTTTGAGAGTAAATGCTGATAACATTTTTTTGAGCGATCGCGGAAGTATCACTGCTACAACTAATAATGGGATTGGAGGCAATATTGAACTTGAGGCTAAGACCGTACAGCTTAACAATGGACTGATTAATGCTTCAGTGCTTGGTTCGGGAGGCGGAGGCACCATTAAGATTCAAGCATCGGAATTAGTTGATGTCTTTGGTAGTGGTAATCAGGACTTGCGAGAAAATATTATCTTTCCTATTGTGGAAGGGAAAGTTAATCAGATTAATCCTACTCAAGGAATTATTTCAGTAGCTAATGGAAATGGTACACCTGGAAATATTAGCATTGATACCAACCGCTTTAATGTAAGTAATGGGGGATTGGTTGTTACTTCTACGTTAGGTAATCAATCTGCTGGGAATATTGACATCCAAGCTAATCAAGTAGACGTAGCCACATCCTTATTGGTATCTTCCACTTTTGGCTCTGGCAATGCTGGCAATATTACGATTGATACAGAAACATTAAAAATTAGTGATGGGGGAGAATTTCTGGCGACTACCTTTGCTTCAGGAAATGCTGGGAATTTAACTGTTCGTGCCAAAGATTCAGTCGAATTAGTTGGTCGTTCTCCTGGTGATGGTTTATTTGCCAGTGGTTTAATTGCTTCTTCCGAAGCTCAACCAATACTAGCAGAAGGTAATAGTGGCAACTTATCGATTACCACCTCTCAATTAACTATTAAAGATGGTGCAACCGCTTCAATCGATTCTTTGGGTTTGGGCAATGGCGGAACCTTAGAAATTAATTCTGATTCAGTCGTTTTAGAAAATCAAGGTACGTTACAAGCAACGACAACTTTTGGTAAGGGGGGTAATATTCAAATTAATGCTGATACAGTGTTAATCAATCAAGGTTTAATTAATGGTTCTACGTTTGCCCAAGGCAATGGAGGAAACATTGAGATCAAAGCTAATGACTCTCTGCAAATTATTGGTTCTGGATTGGATTTTTTACAAGAAAATTTTATCTCGACCCAAAGTTTAAACCTAGAACTACTCCAAAATCTCGAGCTGGTTACTGTTCTGCAAGGAATTCTAGCTGGTACTGCTAGAGAAGGTGATGCTGGCAATATTACCATTGAGACCAGACAATTACAGCTTAATCAAGGGGGTCTAATTGGTACAGCTACTATAGGTAGTGGAAATGCTGGCTCAGTATTGATTGATAACGCTGAATCTCTTCTGGCAGACGGTGGGATAATCTCGGCTAGTACTTTGGGTATAGGTACAGGCGGAGACGTTACAGTTAACACTAGCAATTTGACTCTTCAAAATGGAGGTCAGATTGTTACTTCAACTCTTGCTACTGGAGATGCAGGCAATCTTATCATCAATGCAGATAAATCTGTAGAATTGAGTGGTAGTGCTTTCAACGGTAATTTTCCTAGTGCTTTATCCGCAGGAGGACAACCTTTAACAACGACGACCGGAAACAGTGGCAACTTAACTATCACTACTCCTCAACTGAAAATTGAAGATGGGGCTTTAGTTTCAGTGAGTTCGATTGGAAGTGGTAATGCAGGAACTTTGTCAATTAAAGCAAATTCTCTTTTCTTAGATAATCAAAGTGCAGTTACAGCCACTACTGGTTCAGGCACAGGAGGAGATATTCGTCTAACAATTGCCGATGACATTCAATTACGGAATGCTAGTCTAATTTCAGCCCAAGCGGGAGGGATTGGTAATGGTGGTAATATCATTATTGATGCTGGTGCGATCGCTTTAATCGAAAACAGTGCGATTGAAGCAGATGCTAATCAAGGTATCGGAGGAAATATCCAACTTAACACCTTCGGCTTATTTCTTTGTCAAACTTGTCGAATTAGTGCTAGTTCAAATTTAGGAGTTGATGGCATTGTAGATATCATTACTCCAACTTCAGAAGCTAATTTAGAAATAGTGGATTTGCCCTTAGAATTTAATCAAACTGAAGAAGTAGTTGAACTTTCCTGTCAGCCTAATAATAATCAAACTAGAAGTGAATTTGTCATTACTGGTAGAAACGGTTTGCCACCTCGACCAAGCGATCCTCTTAGTAGTCCTGCTTTAACCGATTTTGATAGTAATTACCAAGCTGATAATTTAGATCATTCACAACTAGCTGGTAACTCATCCTTGCCACCACCAGCTTTAGGTTGGTACGTTAATTCTCAAGGCGTAGTAGTGCTTAGTGCCAATAAGTCTGAGCATAATTCTACTTATTCGGGATTAAATTCCGCTAATTGCCAATCACAAGCCAAATTCTAA
- a CDS encoding hypothetical protein (conserved domain protein), whose product MAQTKIIKPLGFVLQQAGLISPEQVRIALRTQNQLPERKIGEILAIRGWIKPETANFFAEKWPKILLKSQKLPIGQYFKAAALLSENQIENILRQQQQTGLKFGAIAVLEGLISQQTLDFFLEQIELAKPIEQENSNFPNTNNPRDLIPYIKEYLLRNKNCEPTMLLKLYRQIWQQGEVLASGSNAETELINSGLIVKQDNKIKVAQSVYRSVLNLSWIEQELVRLQPYGQIRLKLFGLESKASHPYKILTEVNYWTSNQPFLTQKLYQLINENESFIPKGKETAIIEGLVQNRIIENWQEQSASSHLQEISEFILNNQHCSPLALLKLYKKVWQQREISADRSPEQNELITIGLLKQEQEKVTVANRIYQAVFNQGWIENQIALLNPSSNNNSAITIVPQTQSTKAKRNYSKIILAFLSLLALGSICLFGLNIVAKNREAKMFEQANNLLQKQEYQKALNAYNQVLKINGNYYQAWTNRGYALAGLKQYDEMLQSCISATIIQPQADYAWNCQGEARHNLQQYEQAILAFDKAIAINPEEAIFLINKSDSLSKLQQDRDALATINQAIKILKNSQEEADNSQISGNLKVAFYYKGQTLLKQQQNETALQAYQQALKYEPNYLPAQWGKGIALKKLKRYSEAKTEFNQILQRLDLSATQRATTWFYLGLNLCDSMDLSEAIKAFQTAIELQPNYQAAQTAQARCQAKLN is encoded by the coding sequence ATGGCTCAAACTAAAATTATTAAGCCTCTCGGTTTTGTACTGCAACAGGCTGGTTTAATTTCACCAGAACAAGTAAGAATTGCCCTGAGAACTCAAAATCAACTGCCAGAAAGAAAAATAGGCGAAATATTAGCCATTAGAGGCTGGATTAAGCCTGAAACTGCTAATTTCTTTGCGGAAAAATGGCCCAAAATTCTACTTAAATCCCAAAAACTTCCGATTGGACAGTATTTTAAAGCAGCAGCTTTGTTAAGTGAGAATCAAATTGAAAATATTCTGCGACAACAACAACAAACAGGATTAAAATTTGGTGCGATCGCTGTATTAGAAGGTTTGATTTCTCAACAGACGCTTGATTTTTTCTTAGAACAAATAGAATTAGCTAAACCAATTGAGCAAGAAAATTCAAATTTTCCTAATACCAATAATCCCAGAGATCTTATTCCTTATATAAAAGAATATTTACTTCGCAATAAAAATTGTGAACCAACTATGTTACTCAAACTTTATCGTCAAATTTGGCAGCAAGGGGAAGTGCTTGCCAGTGGGAGTAATGCAGAAACTGAATTAATTAATAGTGGATTAATTGTTAAACAAGACAACAAAATCAAAGTAGCTCAATCGGTTTATAGATCGGTTTTGAATCTTAGTTGGATTGAACAAGAATTAGTTCGTCTCCAACCTTATGGTCAAATTCGACTCAAATTATTTGGATTAGAAAGTAAAGCAAGTCATCCTTATAAAATTTTAACTGAAGTTAATTATTGGACAAGTAATCAGCCTTTTTTGACTCAAAAATTATACCAATTAATTAATGAAAATGAATCTTTTATTCCCAAAGGCAAAGAAACAGCGATTATTGAAGGACTAGTCCAAAATCGCATTATTGAAAATTGGCAAGAACAAAGTGCTAGTTCTCATCTTCAAGAAATAAGCGAATTTATTCTCAATAATCAGCATTGTTCTCCCCTTGCTTTACTTAAACTATATAAAAAAGTTTGGCAACAAAGAGAAATTAGTGCTGATCGCAGTCCAGAACAAAATGAATTAATTACAATTGGTTTACTTAAGCAAGAACAAGAGAAAGTTACTGTAGCGAATCGGATTTATCAAGCCGTTTTTAATCAAGGTTGGATTGAAAATCAAATAGCTTTGTTAAACCCTTCTTCTAACAATAATTCAGCTATAACTATTGTTCCTCAAACTCAATCCACTAAAGCCAAACGTAATTATTCTAAAATCATTTTGGCTTTTTTAAGCTTGTTAGCTTTAGGCAGTATCTGTTTATTTGGACTCAATATTGTGGCGAAAAATCGTGAAGCAAAAATGTTTGAACAAGCCAATAATTTATTACAAAAACAAGAATATCAAAAAGCTTTAAATGCTTATAATCAAGTTCTTAAAATTAATGGCAATTATTATCAAGCTTGGACTAATCGTGGATACGCTTTAGCTGGATTAAAACAGTACGACGAAATGCTGCAATCTTGTATCTCAGCAACTATTATTCAACCTCAAGCTGATTATGCTTGGAATTGTCAAGGAGAAGCACGTCATAATTTGCAGCAATACGAACAAGCTATTTTAGCTTTTGATAAAGCGATCGCAATTAATCCTGAAGAAGCAATTTTTTTGATCAATAAAAGTGATTCTTTAAGCAAATTACAACAAGATCGAGACGCTTTAGCAACTATTAACCAAGCCATTAAAATCTTAAAAAATAGCCAGGAAGAGGCTGACAATAGTCAAATTTCAGGAAATTTAAAAGTCGCTTTTTACTACAAGGGACAAACCTTACTCAAACAACAGCAAAATGAAACAGCTTTACAAGCTTATCAACAAGCACTCAAATACGAACCAAATTATTTACCTGCTCAATGGGGTAAAGGAATAGCACTCAAAAAACTCAAACGTTATTCTGAAGCCAAAACCGAATTTAACCAAATTTTACAAAGATTAGATTTGTCGGCAACTCAAAGAGCTACTACTTGGTTTTATTTAGGCTTGAATCTTTGTGACTCAATGGATTTATCGGAAGCGATCAAAGCGTTTCAGACAGCCATTGAACTTCAGCCCAATTATCAAGCAGCCCAAACCGCCCAAGCTAGATGTCAAGCCAAATTAAACTAA
- a CDS encoding cytochrome c biogenesis protein, transmembrane region, producing MLTLLQTQIYQLEQFANHLVNTQLNHLSIVSMGIIFLAGLLTSLTPCMLSMLPITIGYIGGYESQGRLQATIQSVWFALGLATTLAGLGIVATSIGKVYGQIGVGLPILVSLVAIIMGLNLLEILPLQFPSFGNSDPNTLAKNLPREVRSYSLGLTFGLVASPCSTPVLASLLAWVATTKSLIVGMGLLLAYATGYVAPLILAGTFTASLKKLLSLRRWSGWINPVSGTLLLSFGIFSLLSRVSTINF from the coding sequence ATGCTGACATTGCTCCAAACTCAAATATATCAACTCGAACAGTTTGCTAATCATCTTGTTAATACTCAGCTAAATCATCTCAGCATCGTGAGTATGGGCATAATTTTTTTAGCAGGATTATTAACTAGTTTAACGCCCTGTATGCTATCGATGCTTCCAATTACAATTGGTTACATTGGTGGTTATGAATCTCAAGGTAGACTACAGGCAACCATTCAATCAGTTTGGTTTGCTTTGGGTTTGGCAACCACTTTGGCTGGGTTGGGAATAGTCGCTACTTCGATTGGTAAAGTTTATGGACAAATCGGGGTTGGTTTGCCGATTCTAGTTAGTTTGGTAGCGATTATCATGGGGTTAAATCTCTTAGAAATCTTACCGCTACAATTTCCTTCTTTTGGTAACAGCGATCCTAATACACTAGCCAAAAATCTTCCTCGTGAAGTTCGTTCTTATTCCCTTGGTTTAACCTTTGGGTTGGTTGCTTCTCCATGCAGTACTCCAGTCTTAGCTAGTTTACTGGCTTGGGTAGCTACAACTAAAAGTTTGATAGTGGGAATGGGTTTACTTTTAGCTTATGCCACTGGTTATGTAGCACCTTTGATTTTGGCAGGAACTTTTACCGCTTCGTTGAAAAAATTATTGTCTTTACGTCGTTGGTCGGGTTGGATTAATCCTGTAAGTGGTACGCTACTGTTAAGCTTTGGTATTTTTTCGCTTTTATCGCGAGTGTCGACTATTAATTTCTAG
- the ccs1 gene encoding c-type cytochrome biogenesis protein, which produces MNESGSPLATIFSSSLRRSLSIIADLRLAIALLLIIALVSISGTVIEQGESLTFYQQNYPEAPALYGFLTWKVILNWGLNHVYSTWWYLSLLVLFGTSLATCTFIRQLPALKAARNWKFYLKPRQFNKLALSAELAQGSIKNLNSLLQQRGYKVFLQDHALYARRGLVGKIGPIVVHLGILIVLAGGIWGAFTGFFAQELVPSGETFQVRNIFEAGPLALKQVPQNWAVKVNRFWIDYTNDGAIDQFYSDLSVVDLQGKELKRQTIFVNQPLRYDGVTFYQTNWSIAGVKVQLNNSPIFKLPMAQLNTQGNGRIWGTWLPTKPDLSEGVSLVARDLQGTIFVYNQQGQLVNAVRAGQNIEVNGVTLKLLDIIGSTGLQIKADPGVPLVYTGFALLMLGVVMSYFSHSQIWALETESGFFFGGKTNRAQVTFEREFVEIIEQIEQGEVSEVKQESLV; this is translated from the coding sequence ATGAATGAATCTGGTTCTCCTTTAGCTACAATTTTCTCTAGCTCCTTACGTCGTTCTCTTAGTATTATTGCCGATCTTCGACTAGCGATCGCATTATTATTAATTATTGCGCTTGTTAGTATTAGCGGTACAGTCATCGAACAGGGAGAATCATTAACTTTTTATCAACAAAACTATCCCGAAGCACCAGCTTTATATGGTTTTTTAACTTGGAAGGTAATTCTTAACTGGGGATTAAATCATGTTTACAGCACCTGGTGGTATTTATCTTTGCTGGTTTTGTTTGGTACTAGTTTGGCTACTTGTACCTTTATTCGACAACTACCAGCCCTTAAAGCAGCGCGTAATTGGAAATTTTATCTGAAACCTCGTCAGTTTAATAAATTAGCTCTAAGCGCAGAATTAGCTCAAGGTTCAATTAAAAATTTAAATTCTTTGTTACAACAGAGAGGCTACAAAGTTTTTTTACAAGATCATGCTCTTTACGCTCGTCGTGGTTTAGTAGGTAAAATTGGACCAATTGTAGTTCATTTAGGAATTTTGATTGTTTTAGCTGGTGGAATTTGGGGTGCTTTTACAGGTTTTTTTGCACAAGAACTTGTTCCTAGTGGAGAAACCTTTCAGGTAAGAAATATTTTTGAAGCCGGACCTTTAGCATTAAAACAAGTTCCTCAAAATTGGGCAGTAAAAGTAAATCGTTTTTGGATTGACTATACCAATGATGGTGCGATCGATCAGTTTTATTCCGATCTCTCAGTGGTAGATCTTCAAGGCAAAGAATTAAAACGACAAACAATTTTTGTAAATCAACCCTTACGTTACGATGGGGTAACTTTTTATCAAACTAATTGGAGTATTGCAGGGGTAAAAGTTCAGTTAAATAATAGTCCTATTTTTAAGTTACCAATGGCTCAATTAAATACTCAAGGTAACGGTAGAATTTGGGGGACTTGGTTACCAACCAAACCAGATTTAAGTGAGGGAGTTTCTTTAGTTGCTAGAGATTTACAAGGAACTATTTTTGTTTACAATCAACAGGGACAATTAGTTAATGCGGTTCGGGCTGGTCAAAATATTGAAGTCAATGGAGTCACGCTTAAATTATTAGATATTATTGGCAGTACTGGTTTACAAATTAAAGCCGATCCTGGTGTCCCATTGGTTTATACAGGTTTTGCTTTATTGATGTTGGGAGTAGTGATGAGTTATTTTTCTCATTCACAAATTTGGGCTTTGGAAACAGAATCAGGATTCTTCTTTGGTGGTAAAACTAATCGCGCCCAGGTAACTTTTGAAAGAGAATTTGTAGAAATTATTGAACAAATTGAGCAAGGTGAAGTTAGCGAAGTTAAGCAAGAGTCTTTGGTTTAA
- a CDS encoding photosystem I core protein PsaB translates to MATKFPKFSQDLAQDPTTRRIWYGIATAHDFELHDGMTEENLYQKIFASHFGHIAIIFLWTSGTLFHVAWQGNFEQWIKDPLNIRPIAHAIWDPQFGDAAVDAFTQAGASYPVDISYSGVYHWFYTIGMTNNQDLYQGAIFLLILASLFLFAGWLHLQPKFRPSLAWFKNAESRMNHHLAGLFGVSSLAWTGHLVHVAIPESRGQHVGWDNFLSTPPHPAGLGPFFSLNWGAYAQNPDTANHVFGTSEGAGTAILTFLGGFHPQTESLWLTDIAHHHLAIAVIFIIAGHMYRTNFGIGHSMKEILEAHRPPEGTPFGGVLGAGHKGIYDTYNNSLHFQLGWHLACLGVITSLVAQHMYSMPPYAFIAKDYTTQAALYTHHQYIAGFLMLGAFAHGAIFWVRDYDPEANKNNVLARVLDHKEAIISHLSWVSLFLGFHTLGLYVHNDVVVAFGTPEKQILIEPVFAQWIQAAHGKALYGFDTLLSNPDSIAYTAWPNYGNTWLPGWLDAINSGTNSLFLTIGPGDFLVHHAIALGLHTTTLILVKGALDARGSKLMPDKKDFGFAFPCDGPGRGGTCDISAWDSVYLASFWMLNTLGWLTFYWHWKHLAIWQGNVAQFNENSTYLMGWFRDYLWGYSASLINGYNPYGTNNLSVWAWMFLLGHLAWATGFMFLISWRGYWQELIETIVWAHERTPLANIVRWKDKPVALSIVQARVVGAAHFAFGYVLTYAAFVIASTASRVG, encoded by the coding sequence ATGGCAACTAAATTTCCAAAATTTAGCCAGGATCTTGCACAAGACCCAACAACACGTCGAATCTGGTACGGAATTGCCACTGCTCATGACTTTGAGCTTCATGATGGCATGACTGAAGAAAATCTTTATCAAAAGATTTTTGCTTCCCACTTCGGTCATATTGCAATCATTTTCTTGTGGACTTCCGGTACTCTGTTTCACGTAGCCTGGCAAGGTAACTTTGAACAGTGGATTAAAGATCCTTTAAATATTCGTCCCATCGCTCATGCGATTTGGGATCCTCAGTTTGGTGATGCAGCAGTAGATGCTTTTACTCAAGCTGGTGCTTCTTATCCAGTAGATATTTCTTATTCTGGTGTTTACCACTGGTTCTATACCATTGGGATGACCAACAACCAAGACCTTTATCAAGGAGCGATCTTCTTACTGATTTTGGCTTCCTTGTTCTTGTTTGCAGGTTGGTTGCACCTACAACCCAAGTTCCGTCCTAGTTTAGCTTGGTTTAAAAATGCTGAATCTCGGATGAACCATCACTTAGCTGGTTTATTTGGGGTTAGCTCCTTAGCTTGGACCGGTCACTTGGTTCACGTAGCAATTCCTGAGTCCAGAGGACAACACGTAGGTTGGGATAACTTCCTATCTACTCCTCCCCATCCCGCAGGTTTAGGACCTTTCTTTAGCCTCAATTGGGGTGCCTATGCTCAGAATCCAGATACTGCTAACCATGTATTTGGAACTTCTGAAGGAGCAGGAACTGCAATTTTAACCTTCTTAGGTGGCTTTCATCCCCAAACGGAATCTCTTTGGTTAACAGATATCGCTCATCACCACTTGGCGATCGCAGTTATCTTTATTATTGCTGGTCATATGTACCGTACCAACTTTGGTATCGGTCACAGCATGAAAGAGATTTTGGAAGCTCACAGACCCCCAGAAGGAACTCCTTTTGGTGGAGTCTTAGGTGCAGGTCACAAAGGAATCTACGACACTTACAACAATTCTCTGCACTTCCAATTAGGATGGCACTTGGCTTGTTTAGGTGTAATTACTTCTTTAGTTGCCCAACACATGTATTCTATGCCTCCTTATGCTTTTATTGCTAAGGATTACACTACTCAAGCAGCTCTTTATACTCACCATCAGTATATTGCTGGTTTCTTGATGCTTGGTGCTTTTGCGCATGGTGCCATCTTCTGGGTACGTGATTATGATCCTGAAGCCAACAAAAACAACGTTTTGGCAAGGGTTTTAGACCACAAAGAAGCGATTATTTCTCACTTAAGCTGGGTATCTCTCTTCCTTGGATTCCATACCTTAGGTTTATACGTTCACAACGATGTTGTAGTTGCCTTTGGTACTCCTGAAAAACAAATTTTGATCGAGCCTGTTTTTGCTCAGTGGATTCAGGCTGCTCACGGTAAGGCTCTGTATGGATTTGATACTCTATTATCCAATCCAGATAGTATTGCTTATACTGCTTGGCCAAATTATGGTAATACCTGGTTACCAGGTTGGTTAGACGCAATCAATAGCGGTACTAACTCCCTATTTTTGACCATTGGTCCTGGAGACTTTTTAGTCCATCATGCGATCGCATTAGGTTTACACACCACTACTTTGATTTTGGTCAAAGGTGCTTTAGATGCACGTGGTTCTAAACTTATGCCAGATAAAAAAGACTTCGGTTTTGCCTTCCCTTGTGATGGTCCTGGTCGTGGCGGTACTTGTGATATCTCTGCTTGGGATTCCGTTTACCTCGCTTCTTTCTGGATGTTAAACACCTTGGGCTGGTTGACTTTCTACTGGCACTGGAAACACCTCGCTATTTGGCAAGGTAACGTTGCTCAGTTCAACGAAAACTCTACCTATCTAATGGGTTGGTTCCGCGATTACCTTTGGGGATATTCCGCTTCACTAATTAACGGTTACAATCCCTACGGAACTAATAACCTTTCTGTGTGGGCTTGGATGTTCCTCTTAGGACACTTAGCTTGGGCGACTGGTTTCATGTTCCTCATCTCTTGGCGTGGTTACTGGCAAGAGTTAATTGAAACTATTGTTTGGGCGCACGAGCGTACTCCTCTAGCTAACATTGTTCGCTGGAAAGATAAGCCCGTTGCTCTTTCAATCGTTCAAGCTCGTGTAGTTGGCGCAGCCCACTTCGCCTTTGGCTACGTTCTGACCTATGCAGCCTTTGTGATTGCTTCTACTGCCAGCAGGGTTGGCTAA